A window of Nicotiana sylvestris chromosome 8, ASM39365v2, whole genome shotgun sequence genomic DNA:
CTCTGTTTTCGCTTTGGAGCTACGCCTTTGCCTTTGCTTTTGCTTTTGCCTTTGTTTTGATGAGATTTAATATCTGATTGGTAGGATTTGCTTGTCATGCTGGGACATCTTAGTGTAGCCCTTGAATCCGGAATAACATTATTATTCATGCGTTCTACATCATCTTGGGAATCACAGGTTGCTTCAATATTCCCTGCCAATTTGTCAGCTGCTCGGTGATCCTGATTTTTGCCCGATGCCTCCTTATGCGATTTAAAGATCTTAAATGCATCTGGAAAATCACGAGTTGCATACATTTTACGTCTTTTTGGAAACCCACAACTGTTATTATCATGCTCCCTGCATTCAAACTGGGCGATGGTTTCTTCATCCTCGAAAGCCTCATGCAACTCCAAATCTACATCCGATTGTATTACTTCCTCTAAATCAATTGTCACCTCAGGCTCCTGTTCCTCAAATTCTTCTACACATGATATTGCATCGACAACAGGATCCACTAAATCTCCTTGACATCCAAAATCAACCTTCAAATGTTTATTAGAGTCATCATTTGTTTCCTTAACATGATCCTCTTTATATTTATGATCAACATGGATATCACCAGATTCCTGCACATAATCCTCTTGGGATTTCTGGTCAACGTCCTCATAATTCTTAAAATCCTTTGGAAAATCACGAACTGCGTAAACCTTACACCTCTTTAGCTTGGTCATATCACATTCTCCCGATTTCAACTTGTCGACCAGGTGAAGATAAGCTCCATTGTCCACCCGAGCATTCTGCTTATGTGTATCCACAACCTTAATCAAGTCTACATGCTCAGTGCTTCCACACTCAATAGGTTCGGTTCGAGCAATTTTTTTACCATCCTTCAGATCCTCTGGCATATGAATACCTAATTCTGCATCTGCCTTTTGTTCAGAAATAACAATTGGCTCAACATTCATAGCTTGAACTCCGGAGGATATGACATTCTTTTCACCAAACACTAACTTTCCCCGAACCTCAGCATCCGGCTCGTGAGACCCTATAGATTCAATTTCTACTTCATTATCAATATCTTCCTCAGTTTTCTCTATAACATGTTTAGCAAATCGCGTAAAACCTTCTGGAAAACTACGTATTGCGAATACCTTTGGTCGCTTAAACATGGGCATTGAACAAGATGGGAAATTTTAGCATAAGGATTTTGTACTACTACTTTTAAATTCTCCCTTCTCAACCGCTCATTTGAAAACCCAATTCAGAGTTGATGCAAAAGTTATTCCTATAACAAGAAAAAGCAGAAAGATCAAAACTTTAGTTTAATCCAAGGGAGAACAGTCGATCAAGAAACGGGAACCCTAGAAAAACATTCAGAAAAACTGTAAATGAACTAAAAAGTTACAGTAGCCAGCCCAAAATCAGAATTTTATATCTGAAACTTGAAGCAAATCTTAATTAAACAATCCCAATTTCAACCAGAAATATCAAGATAAAAACTTGTCATTAATTCATAAAATCATTATATACAACAGAAACAGTGAAATAATATATGCTAAAAACTTACCAGCACCAGGTGTAAGTATTTACCCAAATTTATCTTACTCCCGCCCGAGTTTCTTTTGAGGTACGATTTATAAGAAGGAGAAACCCTTCTGTTTTAAATTAGGAACTTTTCCTTTTTGGATTAGGATTTAACTTTTGAACTATTTGTGCATATTGCACATTATTCGAAATCTATTAAAGTACGTTATTTGTAATATTCAGATTTTGATAATAAATGGCAATTGAAAAACAATGTATGTTAGAATCAAATTGACACTTGTTTAATCCGAAAGTAAAATAAATGTATTGAAAATTACTTATATAGCGCCAATTCCtcctcccaaaaaaaaaaaaaaaaactttgttACGTTTCTCATATAATAAAGAATATTAGGAAAGTTAGAAAGGAATAAATTCAAGTTTAAAATCTATATTGTGAAGCAACATGTATGAATTATATGTCGGAAATATAAGCAAAAAATCCTCTTGCAAAAAAGTAAGTTaagaaattaaggaaaaataaagaaagtaatAGTGGCCACAACTTGGCTGAGGCTTATTTGTTGCTGTTGAGTTAACAAAATTAATAAAGAGAAAATTTTGTCCCAAACAACTGAATAAAGGTTACCTCTTTTCCTTACGATTTTCTTGTTAATCTTGAATGTCTAGTCCAAAGGAGTTCACAGCATTATTTACAAGCCAACTTGAACATAGTCTCCCGTGCAGAGGCGGAGCCAGAATTTTAATTTTATGGATTCTGGATTTTAGAACGGCGATTATTAGAGTTACTAACTAGgttctaaatttaatatttatacatatttaatgaattgtTTTTTATACAAATACACTATTTAAGCAAAAATTATTGAGTTCAGCCGAACCCGCATTCAGGCTTCTAGCTCTGCCCCTGCTCCCATGGTACTCCTTGTACTAAGAAAACATAAACTTTGCTAAACTCTGTGGAATAGTAAAAAGATGTAGGGATACAATATATACAAAGTTAACTTTCTCCATGGTAGAAGACATTTACCGAATATATTGCTAATTCAGTTTTTGATTCAAAGTTAAAACTCTGGTTTAGactgtagatatatatatatatatagctaatTCCCGTTTGCTTTGTTATCTACAGGGGCAGATTTGAGTGACACATTGATGGATCGGATGGTATGCACATTGTAGCCTATGAATTAAATCCAAGTCAAAAACTTAACTAATGACAACTACACTGGCTATAGATTTTAGCAAAGTGACTTCAATTTCAGAATGTTAAGATaattttgttctttcttttgcaGGTTCTCAATGAAGCTAATCTCACTAATGCTGTTCTTGTTAGATCTGTTCTGACTCGTAGTGACCTCGGGGGTGCTATCATTGAAGGTGCTGATTTCAGTGATGCAGTTATTGATCTCCTTCAGAAACAGGTAATTAGTCTCAGAGAAGTTCACTTCTTAATTAGTTCTGCTAATACACCACTTAG
This region includes:
- the LOC104249842 gene encoding uncharacterized protein; protein product: MPMFKRPKVFAIRSFPEGFTRFAKHVIEKTEEDIDNEVEIESIGSHEPDAEVRGKLVFGEKNVISSGVQAMNVEPIVISEQKADAELGIHMPEDLKDGKKIARTEPIECGSTEHVDLIKVVDTHKQNARVDNGAYLHLVDKLKSGECDMTKLKRCKVYAVRDFPKDFKNYEDVDQKSQEDYVQESGDIHVDHKYKEDHVKETNDDSNKHLKVDFGCQGDLVDPVVDAISCVEEFEEQEPEVTIDLEEVIQSDVDLELHEAFEDEETIAQFECREHDNNSCGFPKRRKMYATRDFPDAFKIFKSHKEASGKNQDHRAADKLAGNIEATCDSQDDVERMNNNVIPDSRATLRCPSMTSKSYQSDIKSHQNKGKSKSKGKGVAPKRKQSEKSAPITVILALTAPTKCQCRPGQTYSRTKATAKNA